The following are encoded together in the Thermomonas brevis genome:
- a CDS encoding CocE/NonD family hydrolase produces the protein MRMRTMVRATGLAVALAMAGSALAQTAPMTPDITGKKFNAPEPQRDFVKRVEMIPMRDGVKLYTVIVIPKGAHDAPILLTRTPYNAAKRANRMPNAERMVDALPQGDSVFAEDGYIRVFQDVRGKYGSEGDYVMTRPPRGPLNKTGIDHGTDAWDTIDWLVKHLPESNGRVGMLGSSYEGFTVVMALLDPHPALKVAAPESPMVDGWIGDDWFQNGAYRQINLGYLTGQTTVRGEGAKIERASGDDYTSFLRAGSVGDYARAAGLEQLPAWRKLTEHPAYDAYWQQQALDKLLAKLPAITVPTMWEQGLWDQEDMYGGNHAWIAWETKDADNSRNHLVIGPWRHSQANYDGSSLGDLKFDGDTALQWRRDVLKPFFDQYLKPGAPVVKTPPVWIYNAGRNRWDTYATWPQSCAQGCPHASAPLYLHADGTLGGTPVAGGAQYAEYASDPAKPVPFVPRPVDMGDRTTWTTWLVKDQRFVDGRTDVLTYASAPLTAPLSLAGVPIAHLFASTSGSDSDWVVKLIDVYPDQYPDDPKMAGYQLPIALTIFRGRYREGFDKPQALQVDAPLAYTFDLPNVNHVLKPGHRLMVQIQSSLFPLYDRNPQTFVDNIFFAKPGDYRRATQRIWATPQQASFIELPVAAGALP, from the coding sequence ATGCGGATGCGGACGATGGTGCGCGCGACGGGGTTGGCGGTGGCGCTGGCGATGGCCGGGAGCGCGTTGGCGCAGACCGCGCCGATGACGCCGGACATCACCGGCAAGAAGTTCAACGCGCCGGAGCCGCAGCGCGATTTCGTCAAGCGCGTCGAGATGATCCCGATGCGCGACGGCGTCAAGCTCTACACGGTCATCGTGATCCCGAAGGGCGCGCACGACGCGCCGATCCTGCTGACCCGCACGCCCTACAACGCGGCCAAGCGCGCCAACCGGATGCCCAACGCGGAGCGCATGGTCGATGCGCTGCCGCAGGGCGACAGCGTGTTCGCCGAGGACGGCTATATCCGCGTGTTCCAGGACGTGCGCGGCAAGTACGGCTCGGAAGGCGACTACGTGATGACCCGACCGCCGCGCGGGCCGCTCAACAAGACCGGCATCGACCACGGCACCGACGCTTGGGACACCATCGACTGGCTGGTCAAGCATCTGCCGGAGAGCAACGGCCGGGTCGGCATGCTGGGTTCGTCCTATGAGGGCTTCACCGTGGTGATGGCGCTGCTGGATCCGCATCCGGCACTGAAGGTGGCCGCGCCGGAAAGCCCGATGGTCGACGGCTGGATCGGCGACGACTGGTTCCAGAATGGCGCCTATCGGCAGATCAATCTTGGCTACCTCACCGGCCAGACCACCGTGCGCGGCGAGGGCGCGAAGATCGAGCGCGCCAGCGGCGACGACTACACCAGCTTCCTGCGCGCCGGTTCGGTCGGCGACTACGCGCGCGCCGCCGGGCTGGAGCAACTGCCGGCCTGGCGCAAGCTCACCGAGCACCCGGCCTACGACGCCTACTGGCAGCAGCAGGCGCTGGACAAGCTGCTGGCGAAGCTGCCCGCGATCACCGTGCCCACGATGTGGGAGCAGGGTCTGTGGGACCAGGAGGACATGTACGGCGGCAACCACGCCTGGATCGCGTGGGAAACCAAGGACGCCGACAACAGTCGCAACCATCTGGTGATTGGCCCGTGGCGGCACAGCCAGGCCAATTACGACGGCAGCAGTCTGGGCGACTTGAAGTTCGACGGCGACACCGCGCTGCAATGGCGGCGCGACGTGCTCAAGCCGTTCTTCGACCAGTACCTCAAACCCGGCGCGCCGGTGGTTAAGACGCCGCCGGTGTGGATCTACAACGCGGGCAGAAACCGCTGGGACACCTATGCCACGTGGCCGCAGAGCTGCGCGCAGGGCTGCCCGCACGCGTCTGCGCCGCTGTACCTGCACGCTGATGGAACGCTGGGCGGCACGCCCGTCGCGGGCGGCGCGCAGTACGCCGAATACGCGTCCGATCCCGCCAAGCCGGTGCCGTTCGTGCCGCGCCCGGTGGACATGGGCGATCGCACGACGTGGACGACCTGGCTGGTCAAGGACCAGCGCTTCGTCGACGGCCGCACCGACGTGCTGACCTATGCCAGCGCGCCGCTGACCGCGCCGCTGTCGCTGGCCGGCGTGCCCATCGCGCATCTGTTCGCCTCGACCTCGGGCAGCGACAGCGACTGGGTGGTCAAGCTGATCGACGTCTATCCCGACCAGTATCCGGACGATCCGAAGATGGCCGGCTACCAGCTGCCGATCGCGCTGACGATCTTCCGTGGCCGCTACCGCGAAGGCTTCGACAAGCCGCAGGCGTTGCAGGTCGACGCACCGCTGGCCTACACCTTCGATCTGCCGAACGTGAATCACGTGCTGAAGCCCGGCCATCGCCTGATGGTGCAGATCCAGTCCAGCCTGTTCCCGTTGTACGACCGCAATCCGCAGACCTTTGTCGACAATATTTTCTTCGCCAAGCCTGGCGACTACCGCAGGGCGACCCAACGGATCTGGGCGACGCCGCAGCAGGCCAGTTTCATCGAGTTGCCGGTGGCGGCGGGGGCGTTGCCGTAA
- the dinB gene encoding DNA polymerase IV, translated as MDAFYASVEQRDDPSLRGQPVVVAWRGTRSVVCAASYEARKFGVRSAMPAVRAERLCPQAVFVPPDFVRYKAVSKQVRGIFERYTDLIEPLSLDEAYLDVTAPKRDLGSATAIASEIRDAIRAETRLTASAGIAPNKFLAKIASDWNKPDGQFVLKPAMVDAFLAPLPVGRLPGVGKVMEAKLAELGIASCADLRTFGAEPLEARFGRWGRRLHELSLGIDAREVQTERPTLQISSEDTFATDLPLEDLEPHIRRLAASTWAGYLRERAQHPDRIARTVVLKLKTSDFRILTRSLTAAEPPTDEATLAQTACDLRQRVALPETTRYRLVGVGLSGFAEPDGSPEQDDLFVSNAAP; from the coding sequence ATGGACGCGTTCTACGCGTCGGTGGAGCAGCGCGACGATCCTTCGCTGCGCGGCCAGCCGGTGGTGGTGGCGTGGCGCGGCACGCGTTCGGTGGTCTGCGCGGCCAGCTACGAGGCGCGCAAATTCGGCGTGCGCTCGGCGATGCCGGCGGTGCGCGCGGAGCGGCTATGCCCGCAGGCGGTGTTCGTGCCGCCGGACTTCGTCCGCTACAAGGCGGTGTCGAAGCAGGTGCGCGGGATCTTCGAGCGCTATACCGACCTGATCGAACCGCTGTCGCTGGACGAAGCGTACCTGGACGTCACCGCGCCGAAGCGCGACCTCGGCAGCGCCACCGCCATCGCCAGCGAGATCCGCGACGCGATCCGCGCGGAAACCCGGCTCACCGCCTCCGCCGGCATCGCGCCCAACAAGTTCCTCGCCAAGATCGCCAGCGACTGGAACAAGCCGGACGGGCAATTCGTGCTCAAGCCAGCGATGGTCGATGCCTTCCTCGCGCCGCTGCCGGTGGGCCGCCTGCCCGGCGTGGGCAAGGTGATGGAAGCGAAGCTGGCCGAACTCGGCATCGCCAGCTGCGCGGACCTGCGCACGTTCGGCGCGGAGCCGCTGGAGGCGCGCTTCGGCCGCTGGGGACGGCGGCTGCACGAACTCTCGCTGGGCATCGACGCACGCGAGGTGCAGACCGAACGCCCGACATTGCAGATTTCCAGCGAGGACACCTTCGCTACCGATCTGCCGCTGGAAGATCTGGAGCCGCACATCCGCCGCCTGGCCGCGTCCACCTGGGCCGGCTATTTGCGCGAACGCGCGCAGCATCCCGACCGCATCGCCCGCACCGTGGTGCTGAAGCTGAAGACCAGCGACTTCCGCATCCTCACCCGCAGCCTGACCGCGGCGGAGCCGCCGACCGACGAAGCGACGCTGGCGCAGACCGCCTGCGATCTGCGCCAGCGCGTGGCCCTGCCGGAAACGACGCGCTACCGGCTGGTCGGCGTGGGGCTATCCGGCTTCGCAGAGCCGGACGGCAGTCCGGAACAGGACGATCTGTTCGTAAGCAACGCAGCGCCATGA
- a CDS encoding Na+/H+ antiporter: protein MPVVTMALVFLLAVVVSTFVVRLLPIRVPLPLLQIAIGAVLSQFFGFEVTFEPYLFLLLFIPPLLFLDGWRIPKGAFLHDWRAILTLAIGLVVFTVAGMGYFIHWLLPAVPLAVAFALAAILSPTDPVAVSAMTANAPVPSRLMHILEGESLLNDATGLVCFTFAVTAVMTGQFSPTSASWHFMLVAGGGVLTGVAVTWAIGRLNRFLVRRAGEEPAPQILVSLLIPFAAYLAAEHLHVSGILAAAVAGIAMHYGELSDRPLPATRMQRAAVWDTVQAALNGIIFVLLGDQLPRMLRQLPDVAAQVGTHTPWHLLGYMAVITLALGVLRFAWVSIAAFAGVTYARFKGEARTMPSLRLRAVASAAGVRGAITLAGILTLPLLLPDGDAFPARDAVILIAMGVIVLSLLIASVALPLLARGLIAGDPALEISGSRHDEAHARVAATEAAIRRIEQALADTPADAANQALRSEAGLRVLDVYQRRLDYGDPSGEKLTDIRRLAAAERSLRLKALAAERDELYRLCRTHAIEDDLMRRLVREVDLIESSLTPRAAH from the coding sequence ATGCCGGTGGTGACGATGGCGCTCGTGTTCCTGCTGGCCGTGGTGGTCAGCACCTTCGTGGTGCGGCTGCTGCCGATCCGGGTGCCACTTCCGCTGCTGCAAATCGCCATCGGCGCAGTGCTGTCGCAGTTCTTCGGCTTCGAGGTGACGTTCGAGCCCTATCTGTTCCTGCTGCTGTTCATCCCGCCGCTGCTGTTCCTCGACGGCTGGCGCATCCCGAAGGGCGCGTTCCTGCACGACTGGCGCGCCATCCTCACCCTCGCCATCGGCCTGGTGGTGTTCACCGTGGCCGGCATGGGCTACTTCATCCACTGGCTGCTGCCTGCGGTACCGCTGGCGGTGGCGTTCGCGCTGGCGGCGATCCTCTCGCCCACCGACCCGGTGGCGGTGAGCGCGATGACCGCCAACGCGCCGGTGCCCTCGCGGCTGATGCACATCCTGGAAGGCGAATCGCTGCTCAACGACGCCACCGGCCTGGTCTGCTTCACCTTCGCGGTGACGGCGGTGATGACCGGACAGTTCTCGCCCACCAGCGCTTCGTGGCACTTCATGCTGGTGGCCGGCGGCGGCGTGCTGACCGGCGTGGCCGTCACCTGGGCCATCGGCCGGCTCAACCGCTTCCTGGTGCGGCGCGCGGGCGAGGAGCCCGCTCCGCAGATCCTGGTCAGCCTGCTGATCCCGTTCGCCGCCTACCTCGCCGCCGAACACCTGCACGTCTCTGGCATCCTCGCGGCGGCGGTGGCCGGCATCGCGATGCACTACGGCGAACTCTCCGACCGTCCGCTGCCGGCCACGCGCATGCAGCGCGCGGCGGTCTGGGACACCGTGCAGGCGGCGCTGAACGGCATCATCTTCGTGCTGCTGGGCGACCAGCTGCCGCGCATGCTGCGGCAGCTGCCGGACGTGGCGGCGCAGGTCGGCACGCACACGCCCTGGCATTTGCTGGGCTACATGGCCGTCATCACCCTGGCGCTGGGCGTGCTGCGCTTCGCCTGGGTGTCGATCGCCGCCTTCGCCGGCGTGACCTATGCGCGGTTCAAGGGCGAGGCGCGCACCATGCCCTCGCTGCGGCTGCGGGCGGTCGCCTCCGCCGCCGGCGTGCGCGGCGCGATCACCCTGGCCGGCATCCTGACCCTGCCGCTGCTGCTGCCGGACGGCGACGCCTTCCCCGCGCGCGACGCGGTCATCCTGATCGCGATGGGCGTGATCGTGCTGTCCCTGCTGATCGCCAGCGTCGCCCTGCCGCTGCTGGCGCGCGGACTGATCGCGGGCGATCCGGCGCTGGAAATCAGCGGCAGCCGACACGACGAAGCGCATGCGCGCGTGGCCGCTACCGAAGCCGCGATCCGCCGCATCGAGCAGGCGCTGGCCGACACTCCTGCCGACGCCGCCAACCAGGCGCTGCGCTCCGAAGCCGGCCTGCGTGTGCTGGACGTCTACCAGCGCCGGTTGGACTACGGCGACCCCAGCGGCGAAAAGCTGACCGACATCCGCCGCCTCGCCGCCGCCGAACGCTCGCTGCGCCTGAAGGCGCTGGCCGCCGAACGCGACGAGCTGTACCGCCTGTGCCGCACCCACGCCATCGAAGACGACCTGATGCGGCGGCTGGTGCGCGAGGTGGACTTGATCGAGTCCAGCCTGACGCCGCGCGCCGCGCACTAG
- a CDS encoding GntP family permease, whose amino-acid sequence MSFLIVLAVLCFLMLVAYRGYSVILFAPVAALGAVLLTDPQLVAPMFTGLFMDKMVGFLKLYFPVFLLGAVFGKVIELSGFSKAIVQATIRMVGAQRAMLSIVLVCALLTYGGVSLFVVVFAVYPFAAELFRQSNIPKRLIPGTIALGAFTFTMDALPGTPQIQNIIPTTFFGTNTWAAPVLGTLGGVFILIVGLLYLDWRRRVAARNGDGYGDAATLVNEPVAFAGGRLAHPLVAILPLLLVGVVNKLLTLWIPAHYGDSASFVPAVIGNPAPVVQEVAKVAAIWAVEGALLAGIACVLLFAWKPVKASFAEGSKSAISGALLAGMNTASEYGFGAVIAALPGFLVVANALGSIPNPLVNEAVTVTALAGITGSASGGMSIALAAMADTFIANAHAAGIPMDVLHRVAAMASGGMDTLPHNGAVITLLAVTGLTHRQAYKDIFAVTCIKTLAVFVVIGLYYAFGLT is encoded by the coding sequence ATGTCGTTTCTGATCGTGTTGGCCGTGCTGTGCTTCCTGATGCTGGTGGCCTACCGCGGCTACAGCGTGATCCTGTTCGCGCCGGTGGCGGCGCTGGGCGCGGTGCTGCTGACCGATCCGCAGCTGGTGGCGCCGATGTTCACCGGCCTGTTCATGGACAAGATGGTCGGCTTCCTCAAGCTGTACTTCCCGGTGTTCCTGCTCGGCGCGGTGTTCGGCAAGGTGATCGAACTGTCGGGGTTCTCCAAGGCCATCGTGCAGGCCACCATCCGGATGGTCGGCGCGCAGCGGGCGATGCTGTCCATCGTGCTGGTCTGCGCGCTGCTGACCTACGGCGGGGTGTCGCTGTTCGTGGTGGTGTTCGCGGTGTATCCGTTCGCGGCCGAGCTGTTCCGCCAGTCGAACATCCCCAAGCGGCTGATCCCCGGCACGATCGCGCTGGGCGCGTTCACCTTCACGATGGATGCGCTGCCTGGCACGCCGCAGATCCAGAACATCATTCCCACCACTTTCTTCGGCACCAACACCTGGGCCGCGCCGGTGCTGGGCACGCTGGGCGGCGTGTTCATCCTGATCGTGGGCCTGCTCTACCTCGATTGGCGGCGGCGCGTGGCCGCGCGCAACGGCGATGGCTACGGCGATGCGGCCACGCTGGTCAACGAGCCGGTGGCCTTCGCCGGCGGCCGGCTGGCGCATCCGCTGGTCGCGATCCTGCCGCTGCTGCTGGTCGGCGTGGTCAACAAGCTGCTGACGCTGTGGATTCCCGCGCATTACGGCGACAGCGCCAGCTTCGTGCCGGCGGTGATCGGCAATCCGGCGCCGGTGGTGCAGGAAGTGGCGAAGGTCGCCGCGATCTGGGCGGTGGAAGGCGCGCTGCTGGCCGGCATCGCCTGCGTGCTGCTGTTCGCGTGGAAGCCGGTCAAGGCCAGCTTCGCCGAGGGCAGCAAGTCGGCGATTTCCGGCGCGCTGCTGGCGGGCATGAACACGGCATCGGAATACGGCTTCGGTGCGGTGATCGCCGCCCTGCCCGGCTTTCTGGTGGTCGCGAACGCCCTGGGCTCGATCCCGAATCCGCTGGTCAACGAAGCGGTCACCGTCACCGCGCTGGCCGGCATCACCGGCTCGGCTTCCGGCGGAATGAGCATTGCCCTTGCGGCGATGGCCGACACCTTCATCGCCAATGCGCACGCCGCCGGCATCCCGATGGACGTGCTGCACCGCGTGGCGGCGATGGCTTCGGGCGGCATGGACACGCTGCCGCACAACGGCGCGGTCATCACGTTGCTGGCGGTCACCGGGTTGACGCACCGGCAGGCCTACAAGGACATCTTCGCGGTCACCTGCATCAAGACGCTGGCGGTGTTCGTGGTGATCGGGCTGTACTACGCATTCGGGCTGACCTGA
- a CDS encoding TonB-dependent receptor, translating to MKRKQLSKAIHGALAVSLLVGAGSAAAQDAPAAKPGEQEAKTLDAVTVTARRRAESILDVPVAVSAFGEDELKDMQASGIDGLQGAVPNANIVQGRGSANSVNAFIRGIGQPDALQTFDPGVGLYVDDVYYSRINGALFSLFDVSQVEVLRGPQGTLYGKNSTGGAIKVSTKNPFDHEGGAAELTLGDYGRREGSFYYSGKFSETVAASIAGAKIVNDGYVENRAGGHNFNDDDTEALRVKLAFKLSDAFSATLALDHTKQDAALSMGRPMAPLIQTSIAPAGVKVLQPGETGDWDHAAETSFSPDKGQTLKHDGASLAMDWDLSEQWRLKSVTAYRKLKTESYIDIDASKYELGDVLVALDQDQKSQEFQLHYDNGSTLHLTFGAYWLKEHVTSYQEAYADDLFTFLGSPIAFLRTIGDDLTTTSTAAFAHANWEFAPTWTLAAGVRWTKDKKDYERTTSTFWGPALAALNGTVPFPKTSASWTATTPSVSLQKKFSDHLMGYVSANRGYKSGGFNGRANTAYDVLHAKYDPEFVWTYEAGLKAQSADGRRRGGITAFVSDYKDFQARVSQDVGTFPVLNAAELDIKGIELEGSTLVGSATTITAQFSWLDAQYKRFEDFRLDPGYAGYDLNVNHDHVPFSPKVTARVAVQHGFDLANGSRLAIGGDLSYRGTTWLSVDNRDVLKQDYYSVVGVYGVWDSPQYTWQVRAGIRNLTDESYMVEGQEFASVGNIQTAYYGLPRNVYLSVRYNF from the coding sequence ATGAAACGCAAGCAATTGAGCAAGGCGATCCATGGCGCGCTGGCCGTTTCGCTGCTGGTCGGCGCGGGCTCCGCGGCCGCGCAGGACGCGCCGGCGGCGAAGCCGGGCGAGCAGGAGGCGAAGACGCTGGACGCCGTCACCGTGACCGCGCGCCGCCGCGCCGAATCCATCCTGGACGTGCCGGTCGCCGTCTCCGCGTTCGGCGAGGACGAACTGAAGGACATGCAGGCCAGCGGCATCGACGGCCTGCAGGGCGCGGTGCCGAACGCCAACATCGTGCAGGGCCGCGGTTCGGCGAACAGCGTCAACGCGTTCATCCGCGGCATCGGCCAGCCCGACGCGCTGCAGACCTTCGACCCGGGCGTGGGCCTGTACGTCGACGACGTGTACTACTCGCGCATCAACGGCGCGCTGTTCTCGCTGTTCGACGTCTCCCAGGTGGAAGTGCTGCGCGGCCCGCAGGGCACGCTGTACGGCAAGAACTCCACCGGCGGCGCGATCAAGGTCAGCACCAAGAACCCGTTCGACCACGAGGGCGGCGCCGCCGAACTGACCCTGGGCGATTACGGGCGCCGGGAAGGCAGCTTCTACTACAGCGGCAAGTTCAGCGAGACCGTCGCCGCCAGTATTGCGGGTGCCAAGATCGTCAACGATGGCTACGTGGAGAACCGCGCCGGCGGCCACAATTTCAACGACGACGACACCGAGGCGCTGCGCGTGAAGCTGGCGTTCAAGCTGTCGGACGCCTTCAGCGCCACGCTCGCCCTCGACCACACCAAACAGGACGCCGCGCTGTCGATGGGCCGGCCGATGGCGCCCCTGATCCAGACCAGCATCGCGCCGGCCGGCGTTAAGGTGCTGCAGCCGGGCGAAACCGGCGACTGGGACCACGCCGCCGAAACCTCGTTCTCGCCGGACAAGGGGCAGACGCTGAAGCACGATGGTGCTTCGCTGGCGATGGACTGGGACCTCAGCGAGCAGTGGCGACTCAAGAGCGTCACCGCCTACCGCAAGCTGAAGACCGAGTCCTACATCGACATCGACGCCTCGAAGTACGAGCTGGGCGACGTGCTGGTGGCGCTGGACCAGGACCAGAAGAGTCAGGAGTTCCAGCTGCACTACGACAACGGCAGCACCCTGCACCTGACCTTCGGCGCGTACTGGCTGAAGGAGCACGTGACCTCGTACCAGGAAGCGTACGCGGACGACCTGTTTACCTTCCTCGGCAGTCCGATCGCCTTCCTGCGCACGATCGGCGACGACCTGACCACCACCAGCACGGCCGCGTTCGCGCACGCCAACTGGGAGTTCGCGCCGACCTGGACGCTGGCCGCCGGCGTGCGCTGGACCAAGGACAAGAAGGACTACGAGCGCACCACCAGCACCTTCTGGGGCCCGGCGCTGGCCGCGCTCAACGGCACTGTGCCGTTCCCGAAGACCTCCGCGTCGTGGACGGCGACGACGCCGTCGGTCAGCCTGCAGAAGAAGTTCAGCGACCACCTGATGGGCTACGTGTCGGCCAACCGCGGCTACAAGTCCGGCGGCTTCAACGGCCGCGCCAACACCGCCTACGACGTGCTGCACGCGAAGTACGACCCGGAATTCGTGTGGACCTACGAAGCCGGCCTGAAGGCGCAGTCCGCCGACGGCCGCCGGCGCGGCGGCATCACCGCCTTCGTCAGCGACTACAAGGATTTCCAGGCGCGCGTGTCGCAGGACGTGGGCACCTTCCCGGTGCTCAACGCGGCGGAGCTGGACATCAAGGGCATCGAGCTGGAGGGCAGCACGCTGGTCGGCAGCGCCACCACGATCACCGCGCAGTTCAGCTGGCTGGATGCGCAGTACAAGCGCTTCGAGGACTTCCGCCTCGACCCGGGCTACGCCGGCTACGACCTCAACGTGAACCACGACCACGTGCCGTTCTCGCCGAAGGTCACCGCGCGCGTGGCCGTGCAGCACGGCTTCGATCTGGCCAACGGCTCGCGGCTGGCGATCGGCGGCGACCTGTCGTATCGCGGCACCACCTGGCTGTCGGTCGACAACCGCGACGTGCTGAAGCAGGACTACTACAGCGTGGTCGGCGTGTACGGCGTGTGGGATTCGCCGCAGTACACGTGGCAGGTGCGCGCCGGCATCCGCAACCTGACCGACGAGAGCTACATGGTCGAAGGCCAGGAGTTCGCCAGCGTCGGCAACATCCAGACCGCGTACTACGGCCTGCCGCGCAACGTGTACCTGTCGGTGCGCTACAACTTCTGA